The following proteins are co-located in the Podarcis raffonei isolate rPodRaf1 chromosome 5, rPodRaf1.pri, whole genome shotgun sequence genome:
- the TSC22D1 gene encoding TSC22 domain family protein 1 isoform X2, with protein MHQPDSAADTSVGKMAHPAMLPRRGSSGGGGGAAAGGGSSSSSSSSVAVPALCPAGIGVGGSSGGLEDYPPPLLVQPPPPPPPSSAAPSSSPGLPPPQSLTLLSTPQPLGQAGAQMKKKSGFQITSVTPAQISASLSSNNSIAEDTESYDDLDESHTEDLSSSEILDVSLSRATDLGEPERSSSEETLNNFQEAESPGAVSPNQPRLLQQQHPSLPHPSQHQSVAINGSMHPSQGHHYHHHHGHHHAPHSGMVGPAAPGGPPFSPSFRKLSTAASSDSVVAAAVPVSAASSAGMPVAALVSHFHAAGTPGVTSAGGATTSTLSSETSGSSSGVSSMPGPVNVNLSNFTSTGSITSGSVNVAVSSGLGNGTSTSSSAGNSSAGGVAAAAAGTYSQLQPAASTSRFRVVKLDSSSEPFKKGRWTCTEFYDKENLVPVAEGVAVNKALDTLKQNSLDVTSERESTSGSSVSSNVSTLSHYTESVGSGEMGAPAVAQPPPFHAAGSQQLDFGSTGPQPAPAPSIPQSVSQSQLAQPQLHPQDVNYPPQKQGVQPPASAVPPPVNIVGGHQQPAMAQQLPYTQSTQPVPPVPVVPQLHQLPYGQGQAQHPPPQQQQQQQQQVPLQMAPGHVKPVNQTSVTGPMPDYVQQQQMLQTPASMQPGPTMVGTALPAPVAQAPSMQPSVQAHLAVASSQPAAHAQTAMLTSGAGAQTVNVGQQGSVPPMVQQPAVANPIAPSVVAQSAPPPSSHVVPPVPAGVVHPGLQGSTSSLPQPLVIVPQSTLLPVQAAESLVPGMAGQQLPAVSPVPSASAASVPCQSAANVLPTPMSLPPSKNIAQSSSGAQNGNLVQNVSKQVPPLNSAQFSAQSLVQSITTRSEDSKRSTEQPTLVGLPQTTSGESGAGASSAMSDGGSSMAASLFPLKALPLTVQLVDGEDESSSGASVVAIDNKIEQAMDLVKSHLMYAVREEVEVLKEQIKELIEKNNQLEQENNLLKTLASPEQLAQFQAQLQTSPSPAPSQPQGTTPQPSQPTSQGSGPSA; from the exons ATGCACCAGCCTGACTCAGCGGCAGACACCAGCGTCGGGAAGATGGCGCACCCGGCGATGCTTCCTCGGAggggcagcagcggcggcggcggaggagcagcagcaggaggaggcagcagcagcagcagcagcagcagcgtcgcGGTGCCGGCCTTGTGTCCGGCAGGCATCGGCGtcggaggcagcagcggcggctTGGAAGATTACCCGCCGCCCTTGCTGgttcagccgccgccgccgccgcctccctcctCCGCAGCGCCGTCGTCTTCTCCCGGGCTGCCTCCTCCGCAGAGCCTGACCCTCCTCTCGACGCCGCAGCCCCTCGGCCAGGCAGGAGCCCAGATGAAGAAGAAAAGCGGCTTCCAGATCACCAGCGTGACCCCCGCCCAGATCTCGGCCAGCCTCAGCTCCAACAACAGCATCGCCGAGGACACGGAGAGCTACGACGACCTGGACGAGTCGCACACCGAGGACTTGTCCTCTTCCGAGATCCTGGACGTCTCCTTGTCCAGGGCCACGGACTTGGGGGAACCGGAGCGGAGCTCCTCGGAAGAGACTCTGAACAACTTCCAGGAGGCCGAGAGCCCTGGCGCTGTCTCCCCCAACCAGCCTCgccttctgcagcagcagcacccctctTTGCCACATCCCTCTCAGCATCAGAGTGTGGCCATCAATGGCAGCATGCACCCTTCTCAGGGACAtcattatcaccaccaccacggACATCACCATGCGCCACACTCCGGGATGGTGGGCCCAGCGGCTCCCGGAGGACCGCCGTTTAGCCCTTCGTTTAGAAAACTGTCTACCGCTGCAAGCTCTGATAGCGTTGTGGCAGCTGCCGTGCCCGTTTCTGCTGCATCATCTGCTGGTATGCCTGTGGCCGCTCTTGTGTCTCATTTCCACGCTGCTGGTACACCTGGGGTCACTTCAGCCGGCGGAGCTACGACCAGCACTTTAAGCAGCGAGACTAGTGGTAGCTCCAGTGGGGTGAGCAGTATGCCTGGTCCCGTTAATGTGAATCTAAGTAACTTCACAAGTACTGGTAGCATAACTAGTGGCAGTGTTAATGTGGCGGTCTCGAGTGGGCTTGGCAATGGCACGAGTACTTCCTCTAGCGCTGGGAATTCCAGTGCAGGAGgagttgctgctgcagcagcaggaacatATAGTCAACTGCAGCCTGCGGCCAGCACCTCGAGATTCAGAGTTGTGAAACTGGATTCTAGTTCAGAACCTTTCAAGAAGGGTAGATGGACATGCACAGAGTTCTACGACAAAGAGAACCTCGTGCCAGTTGCAGAAGGAGTAGCTGTAAATAAAGCGTTAGACACTCTCAAACAAAATTCACTTGACGTGACTTCTGAAAGGGAGAGCACCAGTGGGAGCTCAGTTAGTAGCAACGTAAGCACACTGAGTCACTATACTGAAAGTGTGGGAAGTGGGGAGATGGGCGCACCAGCGGTGGCACAGCCGCCACCATTTCACGCAGCAGGTTCTCAGCAGTTGGATTTTGGCAGCACCGGCCCTCAACCTGCTCCAGCACCCAGCATACCCCAGAGCGTTTCTCAGTCACAGCTTGCACAGCCACAGCTTCATCCTCAAGATGTAAATTATCCTCCTCAAAAGCAAGGGGTCCAGCCTCCTGCATCAGCTGTCCCTCCTCCAGTAAATATAGTAGGTGGCCATCAACAGCCTGCCATGGCACAGCAGCTGCCATACACCCAATCGACGCAGCCTGTGCCACCTGTTCCGGTTGTGCCACAACTGCACCAGTTGCCGTATGGGCAAGGAcaggcacagcatccaccaccacagcagcagcagcagcaacagcagcaggtacCTCTGCAGATGGCCCCAGGGCATGTTAAACCAGTGAATCAGACTTCTGTCACAGGGCCTATGCCAGATTACGTGCAACAGCAGCAAATGCTTCAGACTCCAGCTTCTATGCAGCCAGGACCTACAATGGTAGGAACGGCTCTGCCTGCGCCTGTTGCTCAGGCACCAAGTATGCAGCCTTCGGTACAAGCACACCTGGCAGTAGCATCCTCCCAGCCTGCTGCACATGCTCAGACAGCAATGCTGACCTCAGGAGCTGGTGCTCAAACAGTGAACGTTGGACAACAAGGAAGTGTACCTCCCATGGTGCAGCAACCAGCAGTTGCAAATCCAATTGCTCCTTCGGTAGTGGCACAGAGCGCTCCTCCTCCATCTTCCCATGTGGTACCCCCTGTTCCAGCAGGCGTCGTTCATCCTGGGTTGCAAGGTAGCACATCAAGCCTTCCTCAGCCCTTGGTTATTGTTCCACAGAGTACTTTGTTACCTGTGCAAGCGGCAGAATCCCTTGTTCCAGGAATGGCTGGTCAACAATTGCCTGCTGTTAGTCCTGTACCTTCTGCCAGTGCTGCTTCTGTCCCATGCCAGTCGGCTGCAAACGTGTTGCCCACACCTATGAGTTTGCCTCCTTCAAAGAACATAGCACAATCATCATCAGGTGCGCAAAATGGGAACTTGGTCCAAAATGTGTCTA AACAGGTACCACCACTGAACTCTGCCCAGTTTTCTGCCCAGTCTCTTGTTCAGTCAATTACAACCCGAAGTGAAGATTCCAAACGCTCTACGGAACAACCCACCTTGGTTGGCCTACCCCAAACCACCAGTGGAGAAAGTGGCGCTGGAGCATCATCAGCCATGTCAGATGGAGGCAGCAGCATGGCcgcctctcttttccccctgaaGGCACTTCCGCTGACAGTGCAACTTGTTGATGGTGAGGATGAGAG
- the TSC22D1 gene encoding TSC22 domain family protein 1 isoform X3, which produces MHQPDSAADTSVGKMAHPAMLPRRGSSGGGGGAAAGGGSSSSSSSSVAVPALCPAGIGVGGSSGGLEDYPPPLLVQPPPPPPPSSAAPSSSPGLPPPQSLTLLSTPQPLGQAGAQMKKKSGFQITSVTPAQISASLSSNNSIAEDTESYDDLDESHTEDLSSSEILDVSLSRATDLGEPERSSSEETLNNFQEAESPGAVSPNQPRLLQQQHPSLPHPSQHQSVAINGSMHPSQGHHYHHHHGHHHAPHSGMVGPAAPGGPPFSPSFRKLSTAASSDSVVAAAVPVSAASSAGMPVAALVSHFHAAGTPGVTSAGGATTSTLSSETSGSSSGVSSMPGPVNVNLSNFTSTGSITSGSVNVAVSSGLGNGTSTSSSAGNSSAGGVAAAAAGTYSQLQPAASTSRFRVVKLDSSSEPFKKGRWTCTEFYDKENLVPVAEGVAVNKALDTLKQNSLDVTSERESTSGSSVSSNVSTLSHYTESVGSGEMGAPAVAQPPPFHAAGSQQLDFGSTGPQPAPAPSIPQSVSQSQLAQPQLHPQDVNYPPQKQGVQPPASAVPPPVNIVGGHQQPAMAQQLPYTQSTQPVPPVPVVPQLHQLPYGQGQAQHPPPQQQQQQQQQVPLQMAPGHVKPVNQTSVTGPMPDYVQQQQMLQTPASMQPGPTMVGTALPAPVAQAPSMQPSVQAHLAVASSQPAAHAQTAMLTSGAGAQTVNVGQQGSVPPMVQQPAVANPIAPSVVAQSAPPPSSHVVPPVPAGVVHPGLQGSTSSLPQPLVIVPQSTLLPVQAAESLVPGMAGQQLPAVSPVPSASAASVPCQSAANVLPTPMSLPPSKNIAQSSSGAQNGNLVQNVSTSINLPAVQNVPQQVPPLNSAQFSAQSLVQSITTRSEDSKRSTEQPTLVGLPQTTSGESGAGASSAMSDGGSSMAASLFPLKALPLTVQLVDGEDERFCCIIPPLP; this is translated from the exons ATGCACCAGCCTGACTCAGCGGCAGACACCAGCGTCGGGAAGATGGCGCACCCGGCGATGCTTCCTCGGAggggcagcagcggcggcggcggaggagcagcagcaggaggaggcagcagcagcagcagcagcagcagcgtcgcGGTGCCGGCCTTGTGTCCGGCAGGCATCGGCGtcggaggcagcagcggcggctTGGAAGATTACCCGCCGCCCTTGCTGgttcagccgccgccgccgccgcctccctcctCCGCAGCGCCGTCGTCTTCTCCCGGGCTGCCTCCTCCGCAGAGCCTGACCCTCCTCTCGACGCCGCAGCCCCTCGGCCAGGCAGGAGCCCAGATGAAGAAGAAAAGCGGCTTCCAGATCACCAGCGTGACCCCCGCCCAGATCTCGGCCAGCCTCAGCTCCAACAACAGCATCGCCGAGGACACGGAGAGCTACGACGACCTGGACGAGTCGCACACCGAGGACTTGTCCTCTTCCGAGATCCTGGACGTCTCCTTGTCCAGGGCCACGGACTTGGGGGAACCGGAGCGGAGCTCCTCGGAAGAGACTCTGAACAACTTCCAGGAGGCCGAGAGCCCTGGCGCTGTCTCCCCCAACCAGCCTCgccttctgcagcagcagcacccctctTTGCCACATCCCTCTCAGCATCAGAGTGTGGCCATCAATGGCAGCATGCACCCTTCTCAGGGACAtcattatcaccaccaccacggACATCACCATGCGCCACACTCCGGGATGGTGGGCCCAGCGGCTCCCGGAGGACCGCCGTTTAGCCCTTCGTTTAGAAAACTGTCTACCGCTGCAAGCTCTGATAGCGTTGTGGCAGCTGCCGTGCCCGTTTCTGCTGCATCATCTGCTGGTATGCCTGTGGCCGCTCTTGTGTCTCATTTCCACGCTGCTGGTACACCTGGGGTCACTTCAGCCGGCGGAGCTACGACCAGCACTTTAAGCAGCGAGACTAGTGGTAGCTCCAGTGGGGTGAGCAGTATGCCTGGTCCCGTTAATGTGAATCTAAGTAACTTCACAAGTACTGGTAGCATAACTAGTGGCAGTGTTAATGTGGCGGTCTCGAGTGGGCTTGGCAATGGCACGAGTACTTCCTCTAGCGCTGGGAATTCCAGTGCAGGAGgagttgctgctgcagcagcaggaacatATAGTCAACTGCAGCCTGCGGCCAGCACCTCGAGATTCAGAGTTGTGAAACTGGATTCTAGTTCAGAACCTTTCAAGAAGGGTAGATGGACATGCACAGAGTTCTACGACAAAGAGAACCTCGTGCCAGTTGCAGAAGGAGTAGCTGTAAATAAAGCGTTAGACACTCTCAAACAAAATTCACTTGACGTGACTTCTGAAAGGGAGAGCACCAGTGGGAGCTCAGTTAGTAGCAACGTAAGCACACTGAGTCACTATACTGAAAGTGTGGGAAGTGGGGAGATGGGCGCACCAGCGGTGGCACAGCCGCCACCATTTCACGCAGCAGGTTCTCAGCAGTTGGATTTTGGCAGCACCGGCCCTCAACCTGCTCCAGCACCCAGCATACCCCAGAGCGTTTCTCAGTCACAGCTTGCACAGCCACAGCTTCATCCTCAAGATGTAAATTATCCTCCTCAAAAGCAAGGGGTCCAGCCTCCTGCATCAGCTGTCCCTCCTCCAGTAAATATAGTAGGTGGCCATCAACAGCCTGCCATGGCACAGCAGCTGCCATACACCCAATCGACGCAGCCTGTGCCACCTGTTCCGGTTGTGCCACAACTGCACCAGTTGCCGTATGGGCAAGGAcaggcacagcatccaccaccacagcagcagcagcagcaacagcagcaggtacCTCTGCAGATGGCCCCAGGGCATGTTAAACCAGTGAATCAGACTTCTGTCACAGGGCCTATGCCAGATTACGTGCAACAGCAGCAAATGCTTCAGACTCCAGCTTCTATGCAGCCAGGACCTACAATGGTAGGAACGGCTCTGCCTGCGCCTGTTGCTCAGGCACCAAGTATGCAGCCTTCGGTACAAGCACACCTGGCAGTAGCATCCTCCCAGCCTGCTGCACATGCTCAGACAGCAATGCTGACCTCAGGAGCTGGTGCTCAAACAGTGAACGTTGGACAACAAGGAAGTGTACCTCCCATGGTGCAGCAACCAGCAGTTGCAAATCCAATTGCTCCTTCGGTAGTGGCACAGAGCGCTCCTCCTCCATCTTCCCATGTGGTACCCCCTGTTCCAGCAGGCGTCGTTCATCCTGGGTTGCAAGGTAGCACATCAAGCCTTCCTCAGCCCTTGGTTATTGTTCCACAGAGTACTTTGTTACCTGTGCAAGCGGCAGAATCCCTTGTTCCAGGAATGGCTGGTCAACAATTGCCTGCTGTTAGTCCTGTACCTTCTGCCAGTGCTGCTTCTGTCCCATGCCAGTCGGCTGCAAACGTGTTGCCCACACCTATGAGTTTGCCTCCTTCAAAGAACATAGCACAATCATCATCAGGTGCGCAAAATGGGAACTTGGTCCAAAATGTGTCTACTAGCATCAATTTGCCCGCAGTCCAAAATGTGCCACAACAGGTACCACCACTGAACTCTGCCCAGTTTTCTGCCCAGTCTCTTGTTCAGTCAATTACAACCCGAAGTGAAGATTCCAAACGCTCTACGGAACAACCCACCTTGGTTGGCCTACCCCAAACCACCAGTGGAGAAAGTGGCGCTGGAGCATCATCAGCCATGTCAGATGGAGGCAGCAGCATGGCcgcctctcttttccccctgaaGGCACTTCCGCTGACAGTGCAACTTGTTGATGGTGAGGATGAGAG ATTCTGCTgcatcattccccccctcccctag
- the TSC22D1 gene encoding TSC22 domain family protein 1 isoform X1: protein MHQPDSAADTSVGKMAHPAMLPRRGSSGGGGGAAAGGGSSSSSSSSVAVPALCPAGIGVGGSSGGLEDYPPPLLVQPPPPPPPSSAAPSSSPGLPPPQSLTLLSTPQPLGQAGAQMKKKSGFQITSVTPAQISASLSSNNSIAEDTESYDDLDESHTEDLSSSEILDVSLSRATDLGEPERSSSEETLNNFQEAESPGAVSPNQPRLLQQQHPSLPHPSQHQSVAINGSMHPSQGHHYHHHHGHHHAPHSGMVGPAAPGGPPFSPSFRKLSTAASSDSVVAAAVPVSAASSAGMPVAALVSHFHAAGTPGVTSAGGATTSTLSSETSGSSSGVSSMPGPVNVNLSNFTSTGSITSGSVNVAVSSGLGNGTSTSSSAGNSSAGGVAAAAAGTYSQLQPAASTSRFRVVKLDSSSEPFKKGRWTCTEFYDKENLVPVAEGVAVNKALDTLKQNSLDVTSERESTSGSSVSSNVSTLSHYTESVGSGEMGAPAVAQPPPFHAAGSQQLDFGSTGPQPAPAPSIPQSVSQSQLAQPQLHPQDVNYPPQKQGVQPPASAVPPPVNIVGGHQQPAMAQQLPYTQSTQPVPPVPVVPQLHQLPYGQGQAQHPPPQQQQQQQQQVPLQMAPGHVKPVNQTSVTGPMPDYVQQQQMLQTPASMQPGPTMVGTALPAPVAQAPSMQPSVQAHLAVASSQPAAHAQTAMLTSGAGAQTVNVGQQGSVPPMVQQPAVANPIAPSVVAQSAPPPSSHVVPPVPAGVVHPGLQGSTSSLPQPLVIVPQSTLLPVQAAESLVPGMAGQQLPAVSPVPSASAASVPCQSAANVLPTPMSLPPSKNIAQSSSGAQNGNLVQNVSTSINLPAVQNVPQQVPPLNSAQFSAQSLVQSITTRSEDSKRSTEQPTLVGLPQTTSGESGAGASSAMSDGGSSMAASLFPLKALPLTVQLVDGEDESSSGASVVAIDNKIEQAMDLVKSHLMYAVREEVEVLKEQIKELIEKNNQLEQENNLLKTLASPEQLAQFQAQLQTSPSPAPSQPQGTTPQPSQPTSQGSGPSA from the coding sequence ATGCACCAGCCTGACTCAGCGGCAGACACCAGCGTCGGGAAGATGGCGCACCCGGCGATGCTTCCTCGGAggggcagcagcggcggcggcggaggagcagcagcaggaggaggcagcagcagcagcagcagcagcagcgtcgcGGTGCCGGCCTTGTGTCCGGCAGGCATCGGCGtcggaggcagcagcggcggctTGGAAGATTACCCGCCGCCCTTGCTGgttcagccgccgccgccgccgcctccctcctCCGCAGCGCCGTCGTCTTCTCCCGGGCTGCCTCCTCCGCAGAGCCTGACCCTCCTCTCGACGCCGCAGCCCCTCGGCCAGGCAGGAGCCCAGATGAAGAAGAAAAGCGGCTTCCAGATCACCAGCGTGACCCCCGCCCAGATCTCGGCCAGCCTCAGCTCCAACAACAGCATCGCCGAGGACACGGAGAGCTACGACGACCTGGACGAGTCGCACACCGAGGACTTGTCCTCTTCCGAGATCCTGGACGTCTCCTTGTCCAGGGCCACGGACTTGGGGGAACCGGAGCGGAGCTCCTCGGAAGAGACTCTGAACAACTTCCAGGAGGCCGAGAGCCCTGGCGCTGTCTCCCCCAACCAGCCTCgccttctgcagcagcagcacccctctTTGCCACATCCCTCTCAGCATCAGAGTGTGGCCATCAATGGCAGCATGCACCCTTCTCAGGGACAtcattatcaccaccaccacggACATCACCATGCGCCACACTCCGGGATGGTGGGCCCAGCGGCTCCCGGAGGACCGCCGTTTAGCCCTTCGTTTAGAAAACTGTCTACCGCTGCAAGCTCTGATAGCGTTGTGGCAGCTGCCGTGCCCGTTTCTGCTGCATCATCTGCTGGTATGCCTGTGGCCGCTCTTGTGTCTCATTTCCACGCTGCTGGTACACCTGGGGTCACTTCAGCCGGCGGAGCTACGACCAGCACTTTAAGCAGCGAGACTAGTGGTAGCTCCAGTGGGGTGAGCAGTATGCCTGGTCCCGTTAATGTGAATCTAAGTAACTTCACAAGTACTGGTAGCATAACTAGTGGCAGTGTTAATGTGGCGGTCTCGAGTGGGCTTGGCAATGGCACGAGTACTTCCTCTAGCGCTGGGAATTCCAGTGCAGGAGgagttgctgctgcagcagcaggaacatATAGTCAACTGCAGCCTGCGGCCAGCACCTCGAGATTCAGAGTTGTGAAACTGGATTCTAGTTCAGAACCTTTCAAGAAGGGTAGATGGACATGCACAGAGTTCTACGACAAAGAGAACCTCGTGCCAGTTGCAGAAGGAGTAGCTGTAAATAAAGCGTTAGACACTCTCAAACAAAATTCACTTGACGTGACTTCTGAAAGGGAGAGCACCAGTGGGAGCTCAGTTAGTAGCAACGTAAGCACACTGAGTCACTATACTGAAAGTGTGGGAAGTGGGGAGATGGGCGCACCAGCGGTGGCACAGCCGCCACCATTTCACGCAGCAGGTTCTCAGCAGTTGGATTTTGGCAGCACCGGCCCTCAACCTGCTCCAGCACCCAGCATACCCCAGAGCGTTTCTCAGTCACAGCTTGCACAGCCACAGCTTCATCCTCAAGATGTAAATTATCCTCCTCAAAAGCAAGGGGTCCAGCCTCCTGCATCAGCTGTCCCTCCTCCAGTAAATATAGTAGGTGGCCATCAACAGCCTGCCATGGCACAGCAGCTGCCATACACCCAATCGACGCAGCCTGTGCCACCTGTTCCGGTTGTGCCACAACTGCACCAGTTGCCGTATGGGCAAGGAcaggcacagcatccaccaccacagcagcagcagcagcaacagcagcaggtacCTCTGCAGATGGCCCCAGGGCATGTTAAACCAGTGAATCAGACTTCTGTCACAGGGCCTATGCCAGATTACGTGCAACAGCAGCAAATGCTTCAGACTCCAGCTTCTATGCAGCCAGGACCTACAATGGTAGGAACGGCTCTGCCTGCGCCTGTTGCTCAGGCACCAAGTATGCAGCCTTCGGTACAAGCACACCTGGCAGTAGCATCCTCCCAGCCTGCTGCACATGCTCAGACAGCAATGCTGACCTCAGGAGCTGGTGCTCAAACAGTGAACGTTGGACAACAAGGAAGTGTACCTCCCATGGTGCAGCAACCAGCAGTTGCAAATCCAATTGCTCCTTCGGTAGTGGCACAGAGCGCTCCTCCTCCATCTTCCCATGTGGTACCCCCTGTTCCAGCAGGCGTCGTTCATCCTGGGTTGCAAGGTAGCACATCAAGCCTTCCTCAGCCCTTGGTTATTGTTCCACAGAGTACTTTGTTACCTGTGCAAGCGGCAGAATCCCTTGTTCCAGGAATGGCTGGTCAACAATTGCCTGCTGTTAGTCCTGTACCTTCTGCCAGTGCTGCTTCTGTCCCATGCCAGTCGGCTGCAAACGTGTTGCCCACACCTATGAGTTTGCCTCCTTCAAAGAACATAGCACAATCATCATCAGGTGCGCAAAATGGGAACTTGGTCCAAAATGTGTCTACTAGCATCAATTTGCCCGCAGTCCAAAATGTGCCACAACAGGTACCACCACTGAACTCTGCCCAGTTTTCTGCCCAGTCTCTTGTTCAGTCAATTACAACCCGAAGTGAAGATTCCAAACGCTCTACGGAACAACCCACCTTGGTTGGCCTACCCCAAACCACCAGTGGAGAAAGTGGCGCTGGAGCATCATCAGCCATGTCAGATGGAGGCAGCAGCATGGCcgcctctcttttccccctgaaGGCACTTCCGCTGACAGTGCAACTTGTTGATGGTGAGGATGAGAG